One Salvia splendens isolate huo1 chromosome 22, SspV2, whole genome shotgun sequence DNA segment encodes these proteins:
- the LOC121785999 gene encoding E3 ubiquitin-protein ligase PUB23-like, translating into MAEVETEIDIPSYFLCPITLDIMRDPVTVSTGITYDRDSIEKWLFTQQNTTCPATKQHLHTLDLTPNITLRRLIQSWCTLHAVQRLPTPKPPLTRPHLLRLLSSAAQSQSLQSLKSAAAESHTNRRIMAAAGAPEFLASLIATSSPAAEDALSILCALQLPESNLKPLSTPNFIESLTLILQIGSYESRSYAINLLRSITEIADPSTLTALNPQFFTEIAQFLKSDDITRKERKSALKTLSSVCIWGRNRVKAVEAGVVAAAIDLLLETSEKRMCEMLMAVVEVLCQCAEGRAELVGHAAGLAVVSKKILRVSGAASEKGVRILQAVSRHSATAAVVAEMMQSGVVGKLCLVVQVDCGVKIKERAMEILKAHVRAWRNSPCLPYHFITSYPA; encoded by the coding sequence ATGGCGGAAGTGGAAACCGAGATCGACATCCCATCCTACTTCCTCTGCCCAATCACCCTCGACATCATGAGAGATCCCGTCACCGTCTCCACCGGCATCACCTACGACCGAGACAGCATCGAGAAATGGCTCTTCACGCAGCAAAACACCACCTGCCCCGCCACCAAGCAGCACCTCCACACCCTCGACCTCACCCCCAACATCACCCTCCGCCGCCTCATCCAGTCCTGGTGCACCCTCCACGCCGTCCAGCGCCTCCCCACCCCCAAACCCCCCCTCACCCGCCcccacctcctccgcctcctctcCTCCGCCGCCCAGTCCCAATCCCTCCAATCCCTCAAATCCGCTGCCGCCGAGAGCCACACCAACCGCCGCATCATGGCCGCCGCCGGCGCCCCCGAATTCCTCGCCTCCTTAATCGCCACCTCCTCCCCCGCCGCAGAGGATGCTCTCAGCATCCTCTGCGCCCTCCAGCTCCCCGAATCGAACCTCAAACCCCTCTCCACCCCCAATTTCATCGAATCCCTAACCCTAATTTTACAAATCGGCAGCTACGAATCGCGATCCTACGCAATCAATCTCCTCAGATCCATAACCGAAATCGCCGATCCATCAACCCTCACAGCCCTAAACCCCCAATTCTTCACCGAAATCGCTCAATTCCTAAAATCAGATGACATCACGAGAAAGGAGAGGAAATCGGCTCTAAAAACCCTATCCTCCGTGTGCATTTGGGGGCGGAATCGAGTGAAGGCCGTCGAAGCCGGAGTTGTAGCTGCGGCGATCGATTTATTGCTCGAAACGAGCGAAAAGAGGATGTGCGAGATGCTgatggcggtggtggaggtgctGTGCCAGTGCGCAGAGGGGAGGGCGGAGCTGGTGGGGCACGCGGCGGGGCTGGCGGTGGTGTCGAAGAAGATACTGAGGGTGTCGGGGGCAGCGAGCGAGAAGGGGGTGAGGATACTGCAGGCGGTGTCGAGGCACTcggcgacggcggcggtggTAGCGGAGATGATGCAGAGCGGGGTGGTAGGGAAGCTGTGCTTGGTGGTGCAGGTGGATTGTGGGGTGAAGATAAAGGAGAGAGCGATGGAGATTTTGAAGGCGCATGTGAGAGCGTGGAGGAATTCACCTTGCTTGccttatcattttatcacttcTTATCCCgcatga